In Lycium barbarum isolate Lr01 chromosome 9, ASM1917538v2, whole genome shotgun sequence, the DNA window TATCGAGCTCTATCCATGAGGTGATTCTTTCTGATAATTATGTTGCAGAGTCGGAAAACTGTGAAAAGGGCAAGGAAGCTTGTATTTTTCCACAAGATCTGTTATGGAGGGAACCCCTATTTGATCAGCTTATAGTTAACATGTATCAACCAGGTGAGGTGCGACTTTATCCAAAAACAGAACTGTTTTTTCAGGGCTAAGTGTTTTGACATAGTAAAATAACACTGCTAGAATGCTACTGTCTAACTAGTACAACCATCTAGTTAGATGATGCAGTATAAGATGCCAGCAAAAAGGATCAGCATCCTAATTTTGTTTAACAAATTTAGGTAATTGTTGTAAAATTCCTGGAAATTGAATTTTGATTTTATAGTACTATGTGTAGTCTACCAAATGCATGCTTGCAGTTAAAGTTTAAACAGGAATCAACAAAcgactcaaatgaatccacaaatgagcaacattgAATTCGATGGAAAATAAACAATTCACTTTGCAACTAAGAATCACACTTAGATTTATgcaaccaaacaaactatattaaACTAAAACTATCACTAAACAATCTCTCATAAGAGTTTCATCCATCAACAAAGTCTAAAGATGAAAATAACCTAAGGtaccgtttggccataaaaattattcactttttttccggaattttttttcacttttaggCGTTTGACCATAAATATtctgaatacaacttgaagttgtattccgggataccaaaaactcaaaaaacttgtttttaaaaaaaaaatcacttttttgcaactatatttcaccaaaaattacaatttcaaaaattatggccaactccaactccaactcaacttcaaaaatttcaaaaaaagtgaatttgtttttggtatctatggccaAAAGCCTATTAAGTCTAATATTTATACTAAGAGACTTAAGAGCTAGGCTAGTTATTACAAGaatgtcattaatgaggcaagggccttgtttggctagttggatgttggcttgaaATTCGAAAAGGCTCCTCTTGCACATAtagccatcatccaatcctcaaaGCTTGCAATTATAACCATTGGCATCTATGACCCTTCTTTTGCACGTCTAGCCACATTTGCTTTTCTGTCCCTTTTGCAagtgttggccttctttcttgtagcttATTCTTTCATTCCTCTCCAAGCTACTTTCCATACTTCATAGGCCTTCTTATGGGGTTTGTATGCCTCTTCATAGGTCTTCAATGCTCCTTTGGTCATCCTCCTAGCTTGAATGAATTGGAGTCCCATGCCTTGGTCTTCAATGTGAGCCTTCAAGTGAAGTGCGCCTAGTAGGGTCATATTACAGGGTCAAATCTTCTAGATTACATTTATAGCCATGGTTCTTGTATGACTGTACAGACAGAAGTCTTTGTAAGTTGAAAGATGCGCTTGACATATATCTGAAAGACATCAAACACAATGGTTTGGTCTAGTGTGGGGATGGAGGTCTTTGACATCAAACTAGTTTGATCGATTCCCAGGCAAATGGATAATAGACTGTGTAGCTGGAGTGCATAAACACGGGCTGGTATTGACATCTAGGCTTTGCTGCTTAACATCAGTTCCTCTCGAGTCTTTCCAAAGGGTTTTCGTTTTTGGGCATAAGGAATACCATTCTCATAATATTGTGCATAATTATGTTATTTGTTTCAATCTCCTTATACTTGCTTTTCAAGTTTCTTTCATCCTGGACATCGATTCATGattttccttttccctttttcctcATTTTGAGTCAAATATTACTGCAAATTCTGGAGTCGTTTTCGTTGCAGCTTCAACCACATTGGATTTTAGGTCGATAAATAGTGTTTATTTAAGCTTGTCTTTTTTGTCAACAGCTTTGATCACATTGTATTTTAGGTTGATAAACTTTGTTGATTTTGCATCGATAGTTTAATTTGGGAAGTGCCTTCCTGGTTATAGTGATATCCTGGTAATGAAGTTGTACTGCTGTATATCAGGGAATCTGTCCGCACGTTGATCTAATGCGCTTTGAGGATGGAATCGCTATCGTTTCTCTAGAGTCATCCTGCGTGATGCATTTTTCTCGAGTCAAGAGCGAGACATGCAAAGCCCAAGATCCACAACAAAAAATTCCTGTGCTTTTGACACCGGGATGTCTTATTTTGATGTGGGGAGAAGCACGCTATCTTTGGAAACATGAGATAAATCGAAAGCCTGGGTTTCAAATATGGGAAGGCCAAGAGATTGACCAGAACAGAAGGATATCGGTGACACTGAGGAAACTCGGTCTCACTGACTAAAAATTAAGTTAGTGCTACGATGGTATTGCTCATCGGCATTTTCTCGCTAGGGGGATGACTAAAGTAACCTGTCTTGATTATTGTTCTAACCATTACAAAGTTCTTGGTGCTTAGACAGGAGCTTGTTGCATTGAAGAATTGAAGGCTTATGATACGAGTATGGACATGTATCAGCACATTTTTGCAGATTTTACTTGAGAACACACCGTCCATTTTTTGAAGAAATTTCATTTTCTCTAGTTTATGAGTGTGTAACAACCATTTACTAGAGGTAAAACAGAGGTTGTGCTGGCAGTCATTTTGATTAAGCGGCTTTTCCAACTCCAAACTATTAAAGCAGGTGGCTCTGTtgttcaaagggttcatgcattCTTCTATTTTCAAGAGAAACCCGGAAGATGATATTGTATGTGTTCTACAAGTTTGTAGTTCTTGGTGTGCCAGGTAAGGACCATGCTTAAAACATTTGTCTCCTAGTAAAATTAGAGTATCTGTTTTAATTTCCAAGTTAAGATGTTTCAAAGAACTTATTCTAGAATATACCACCTGGCCCTGCAAAACATTATCAAGTTCTTGTGccactcgtttttttttttttggccgtGATTTATAAATAAATGGAACCTCTATGGTTAAACCCCTCGAGAGGGCATAAATGTCGCACCATTctcaaaggggggggggggggggggggggtggattgAGAATCCCGAGTTCTCCATAGGCGGAAACATCAAAGTGATTTCTGTCGCACCTATCCAAACCTCTTAAATTGCTCTGGAGTTATTAGGAATGAGCTGAGGTGTGCACCAGTTGACTTGACAGCACTAAAAAATGAATTATAAAAGATAGAAATATCTGGTAATACAAACAGGAATAAGCTGAGGTGTGCACCAATTGACCTGACAGCACTATAAAATGAATTATGAAGATAGAAATATCTGGTAATACAAACAGAAAAACGCAACTCATCAATCAAAAGTGGAGAACATGTGAAAAATTACTGTGACAAGGCAGAAAGGGACCTATGCAATAAGAACTCTACAGTGCATACAGTTTAGGACGTGAAATATAGAACACTGATACATGTAAATTACAGTACACGAGCATCACAGCCCAAAAAAACAAGTGCATATAGCGACTGTATGTTTCCTAGTTGAATACAAGCTTAAGATTTACTAGACTCAAAAGCACAGCCCATCCAAGGCAAGGTTTAACCAGATTCCCAGCTGTAGGATTCACGTTTTTAAAAGCTCTAACACACGCAATCAACACTCCAAACAAAGCCATACACAATACCAACCCAACCTTAGTAGCTCCAGCCTTGAACACCACTGGATCCCAAGCCAAACTCAAGCCCAATTGACTTAAATACAAAAGCATAGCCATAGGCTGTCGATGAAACCCACCTTCAGCCCAAACAAGCCAAGCAGAAAGGCCCATAAGAAAAGCAGAACCCAAACAAGCCAAGTGTAAAGCCCATAAACGTGGGATCCAAAAAGGCTTATCCATTTTTGCATACTGGTAACTTGAACCAAAAAAGGAGATGTCTAGGAGAGTTAATAATAGTGGGATGGATAAAGCTATTCCCAATGACTTAAGGCCTCGTTTGGCTATCTGTTTTCTTGTTGATGATCTGATGGTTTTGTTCATTTTTGTATCATCGTTATCAGCTTTTTGGTATTGTTCTGTTTGTAGAGGTTCATTTTGTTGTTCATCTTGTTGTGCTTTGGTGGTGCTTCTGTGTTTGAGTTGATCTTGAGAAGAAGCCATGATCCGATAATAGTGTTTGTTTTATTGCTATTAAGAAAGTGAAAAGAGAGTGCAAGGTATAGAAGGAAGTAGAATCAGGAACAAGAAGGGTCGAGAGAAATTTCAGGTCATGGAATGATTTTGAGAGCAGAAGGATCCACTATTTATACCCATCGTTTTAGTATTTCTTTTTTGTATTTAATTCTTTTTATCTCAACGAATAATCTAGTATATATAACTGGAATTCGACTAAATTGGTCCAAATAGTGCAATTATGTTTTAGATAATCTGATTAGAAGATAAGTATTAAGATAAATATTAATATTATAGCAGAATTTATAAATAAATTAATGGAAACTAGTGTAGAAATTAATGATAAACAgttaaatattaataaaaaatagAGATATTTTCATAACTAGCTATAGTTTACAGCGTAATTACGTAACGTAGTTTCAGTTTGTGTATAGCTGAAATCGTGAGTATCAGCTGTATCAGCAAATAATGTACCAGCTGAAATCGCGCGAAAAGTGTTGTATCAAAGCGCATATAGTTATGCACGTATATTGTATATTTgctataaaaattaaaatataactaCGTTTCTTAATTTTTTGAAACTATAATAATGTATCGtaaatataatttaaatatttGCCACGTCGCTAATTTTTCCTAAAAATTAAAGCTAtttggaaaaaggaaaaaaacctGAAGAATATATCTTTACATGGAAAATGCAATGGAAATTAGAGTTTTGTTTTGTAAATTAGAGCCTTGTACGCGTGAAGTTTGTGTAGCGAGATGAACATTAGCTTTGGCAGAAAAAGGACAGATGGCTGAAAGAAGTGATGACGAGTGGAAAAAAGTAGTACACGAGGTGAGAAGTCAGTGCCGACAAGGATAGCTTGCTATTATCTTCTTTATTTATATCAAAAACACTCTGGGGTCAAAGGAACAGCATGGCGTACTTATCATATTTCATATATTCTTCGACTACGATACAGATGTTGCAAGCTGCATTGAACAAGTGGCCATACTAACACGTAATATAAGGCACATAAGATTTTCTTAGGCTGATTTGTGCAACTAGAGTTTTTGGATGCTATAGCCTATAGTTTAAATTTTGACATCTTTAAAAAAAAGGTATAAACATAAatgttttttgtaaaaaaaatttaGATATATGTGTgtctataaatcatctcattaatgtaaaatgagaattttaaaattaaattatttatataaCATTCTTTTTAGGACAACCTAAAAAATATGTGTCACGTTGGTTTGAATATAAAAGTGTTATAAGTTAGCATTATTAATAATTTAAAACCCGTAAAAGAGTTTGAGAAAATCATTATTAAAGAGAGACTGATTCCTTCTTAATTGTAAGATAGCTGTTTAAGGAATAAGGACGCGTCGGCCGGATGGACCGCGAGGAATTCCTATGATTTGTACATAGGCAATGACTTCGTCGTTTTATCATTTTGCTCCTGATTTTCCACTTGACTACGATgtctaaatattaaaaaataaactctAGAGTGGGTCATTACTCATATTTATTTACTTTACTATGTGACTGGCTTAGATAGTAATGGAGAAGGTTTAGCTTCGAAGGCAGTCTGGGCACAGGTTCTCTTTCTTCAAGAAAGGGTAGTTTTAAACAACCCGGTTCCAAACATACCAAACAAGTATGCAACTTGGACGACGAAAGAGGGCTAGAGCGTGGGTCGGGGTCAGATACGGAGGGGCCACTCCACCTTATTTGGTGGAGGGAGGATATGATTGTCGAAGGAGCGAATGATGCCAACCAACTCGACAAAGACATTCAGATATGAAAAAGATAAAGAAAGACGTGTTAAGGTTCGAAGTATAGGGAGAGAAGGAGACCACTGAATCAGGTGGCTCAGCTCTGAAAACTGAGTGACAAGAATCTGTCTTCACAAACCTGCGAAACTTCCCCTTAAGCTGAACCTTCACTCCGGAAGTTCCTTCGTTTTGTTTCAGTAGAAGCTAGATTGCCGCCTTCAAGCCTAGAGAGTAAGAAGCTCTAGCTCCAACCTAGTCAAGGGGCTTTGATGCCCTTTGTCGGATGAGACTAAGCAGCTACCGACCGTTCCGACGCGCCCTTGACCTATTTTGATGTTGACCAAAAACCTATCGGCGGCTAATACTAAAATAATTTGGGAAGTAGTCGTCGTTTGACCAATCGGCTCGGACACCAGACCGCCCGATTGTGGTAATCATCACGATTTTGGGCATAAATTTTGAAGAATCGCCAAGATTTTTTCGGCTATAAAATTTGCATTAATAACAAGTTATGATAATCATCCTCAATTTTGACAAAAATTGGTTACAAGATCTTGACAGGTCCTTGTACTTGTTATGTAAAAAAATTCCAACAACTATTTGCTTCAAAATTTTTCCAATTAACTTCAAATTTGATATAATCCTTTTAATATCTACCCCAACAATCACTTTAAACCTTCATAAAGTAATGAgttaagggtcaaaaacacacctcaactatcatatttttttgagtttcatacctaaactatcaaaagattgagaaaactacctaaactatcactatctagtttgcaaaattattcttgaatggcatgtgatctacattctccattttatataaaaatgttgccAAGTGTTGTTcacgtggataaataatgtcacaatggcacctacatgaaaataaaaaaaaactatttgttttaaacaacaaactgaaaaataataatttttgtaaaaaaattatcaaaaattatagaaataaaaaaaatatttaaaaaaatggaaaaaaaaagaaaactgattatttagttttcacatttaaaaaaaaatcaacttttccattttttaaatcatttttttctgattttctaatttttttgatatttttttaaatccagattttttaaaaaaaataaacaatttttttttacaaaaaaaatattattttttataaaaaatatattattttttaatttccatgtaggtgccaCCATAGCATTACTTATGCCGTGTGGataatttttttgagaaaatttcagctTCACTTGCTTTTTAGAgagtgagttcacacatttagttcatgtgtgttttgcaaactagatagtgatagtttaggtagttttctcaaccttcttatgatagtttaggtatgaaactaaaaaaaaagtaataGTTAATGTGTGTTTTTGACCTTTATCTCTAAATTAATAGACATATCCGTCTTCTTCAACAAGTTCCTGCTCTTCAATTTTTTCCAACTAAACCAATTTAATAATATAAACTCAGTAGAATGAATTTTACACAATTATAATCACAAATAAACGATGAGAAAAAAGGTGAAAATAAGAGGAGAAGAAAATGGAAAAGCAGTAAGAGAAAAAAACGCATCTCCCCAAGAAAATCCAAAATTATTAAACTTGtgctaacaaaataaaaaattaaatgagGAATCCCAGGAACACCGAACGTAAATTctacttttctttcctttttgtgAAGAGAAAAGTGATGGACAGTGGATAAGTTATTTATTTATCTTGCCTCCAACTTATATAGCACCTGTTAGGATTATCTTATTGTAGGTGCTTTTAAGTCAAAATAACTTTTAAGCCCTTATTATTCACCAGATTTATGTTTCGGCCGTTTGCTTCTGCTACGTCGTTAATATAGGAGTACTAGCCATATAAGCCCGTGCGATGCATCGGCCGaacatgtttattcactttaattaaccagtctttaaggtttgtattttgtaaataatttttaaaaatttgtcattgtcatgacaatgaaagttgttcgttgatgtgaaaaataaaattagtatgaaggtgagggaaaattaatattttgagtctagattttttcttttaaattgtttaatatgttatatgtatatcgaTAAGTTAATATctatctcaattaattaactgttcagatccaaacataagaaccattgtgttgtatatattgaattttttaaaagcaaaactaataaaatatttttattaaattaatcaaAAAAATTAGTTACATTATGATTTTTTATATTTACAATTATAAATAAAATGAATTGTTAcagagaaatcaaaattagaaagatatatatcGTAAATCACtaaattttaattccgaaatgaaaatataaataatacatttttataaatgtaaagaaacaataatcagcgAATACAAAGAATAGTaagataagtaaagtattgacaaagaaggaaaatgggGATAAAAGTAACTGTCCATGTTAACATATCAAGAcaaagaaatttttcttcttcttattttaccctttacATTAATTACtgattttatttcatttattaattcttaaagtaCATAATAAGAGGGAGAAGAGAGGCAGTACGTTGATTTAGTTTAAACACTCAGCGTGTGATATGTGTTTACCTATTGCTCTTATCATCCTAACTAATCCTAATTAGGGGACGCTCGTATTTTTTGGAAAGGTACATCCTCTAAGGGGTCACATGAGTAAATATTTATCTGCATATTTACACTAAATTAACTCAatatattaattaaataatttaatacgCTGAAAATATGTACTATATTAATTAATACTTTCTTTATTCGATTTATGTGATACAGTTTGAATTTTGAGAGTCAAGCAATAATTTTTTGACCGCTatctatttgtttttttttaattctcaattattataatttatattatattattttttatgtttttttttatatatataaattactTTTCATAAAATTTAGAAATTGCGTATCTGAATTCATAGTCCATTCAAGAATTATGCATATTTGTCTAATTGATGTTAAGTGTACAATTTATTGTCCACATGGAATAAAAAGTGGTTGAttgaagtgtacaatttatatagctcttGATAcgagcattcattgcgtgtacaatttgtaaagcttgTGGTACAAGCATTTTATGCTATTTTCGTCCACTcaccacacttatatataatagatagaaaaaaagaaaaatatagaatagaaaaatagacatatatttttagtaatgtagccaagtaatatgggacgaagggagtactttatttattaattcttaaagaacgtgaaaagtcgagcatagtaatgtggccaagtaatatgggacaaaggtagtacttcatttattaattcttaaagaacgtgaaaagtcaagtaaatTGGCCAAGtgatatgggacggagggagtacttcatttattaattcttaaagaccgTGAAAAGTCTAAATTacacaagtaaaagtgcatggagaaaataaatatgtgtcggaaaattaaaattgaaatgcatacatgtatacatgagaagaaaataaatattcagcaagaacgtgaaaagtcaaaagtgaacaagtaaaaatgcacggaggaaataaatgtgtgtcgaagaattaaaattgaagtgcatacgtctatacatgagaagagaataactaTTCAGTGCtctgacatatgtctacgtgagatttattaattcccAAAggacgtgaaaagtcaaaagtgaacaagtaaatgtGCACGAGAAAATAaataagtgcatacgtgtatacataaaaagaaaataaatattaagtattatgacatatgtctatgtaGGATAAAGAAGTAGTTGGTTAaaaagtacaagttatatagcttttaaTATAAGAATTCATTAAGTATACAATTTTTTAAGCGGTTGGTACAAGGAGGGACAGTCTTGTTCGTCCCTCCACCACTCTTATATCCACcactcttatatataatagaaataagaTGTCCAATCAAACACAACTTTAAATAGGAGTTTATTTGTATATTTACTTCATAGTCTTTATTTTACAACACGTCTGGCCACCAAGTATGAATAACTTGGTGGCCACAAAGTTGTTCACTTATGGCCACAAAATTGTTCACTTATTTCCTCCTATAACTAGGAGTTCATTTGTAGAAGTTATATATACAATCAATTCCTCTCTATATACTTCTCTCTGGTGCATTTACTTCATAGTCTTTattttacaacacgttatcagcacgagactctgccatcTCGAGTAAATACTTTGAAAGCCTCGAAAGTATTGActttatttttcttaattaatgGCAAATCTTTCTAAACGTGAATTTTTTGCCTTAGATATATATGGAAAAAGCTACCTGTCTTGGGTTCTTGATGCCGAAATTCATCTtgatgcgatgggtctggcagactccatcaaagataaaaatcagGCATCGAATCAAGACtgtgccaaggcaatgatattctttcgccatcaccttgatgagagcttgaaaatggaatatctcactgttaagTATCCTCTTATGCTGTGgtataatttaaaagatagatatgaccacctgaagatggttgtgcttccacaagcacgttttgattggatcCATCtgaggctacaagattttaaatctatttgggcgtataattctgccatgtttaaaattatttctcagttgaaattatgtggtgaaaatatcactgatcatgatatgtcggagaaaacattctccacttttcctgcctcaagtatgctcctgcagcagcaataccgagagatgaagtttaagaaatattctgatctaatctcatatcttctagtggctgaaaaacataatgaattattaatgaaaaatcatgaaagctgaCCTACTGGTACTGCCTCATTCCTTGAAGTGAATGAgacaaattttcgccattctaggcgtggaagaggtcgtggccccagtcgtggtcatggttgtggtcgaggaagaaattttaatcatgattctcgacTTGCACtaaataatacccttcaccaccagcagcgtaaaaggaaggatgaaaagcatgaagctgtgcaaaagaaagattctgaaaatAAATTCTaccgatgtggaggaaaagggcactggtcacgtacctgtcgtacgctaAAGCGTCTAGTTGAGCTTTATAaagcctccctcaaaaaggcagaaaagaatGCCGAagtaaattttatttctgaagataatgttgagcccatgcatttagatgtggcagatttctttgaactccctgaaggaaaaatagatcatctgatcggtgatggatctgtaataGTTTAGATATTTTCATCCATGTTGTTACTATTAGCTATAATAGTTATGTAAATAAAGTTTGTGCAATGCTTTGTTTAATAATAATATCTACTTTCATGTTCACTTTGTCTATTCtttcattttgaagaatatatggaaattcctcaaattttatttggatcaatgaccaatcatgaagatatttgtgtgattgatagtggaacaacgcatgccgtattcaaagatgagaaatacttttctcacttgcgtaggAAAAGGGGAAATGttaatacaatttctggaaattcaaaattgattgaaggctccggaagagctactatatttctgcctaaggggacaaaacttgttatagaagatgcattattctcttctaaatccccaagaaacttgttaagtttcaaagatatccgctgTAATGGGTATCACATTGAGAGATTAAATGAAATAAATGATTAATATCTttccattacaaagaatgtctctgGCCGGTAATATATTTTGGAGAAATTACTAACATTGTCTTCTGGTTTGtattatgcagaaattagtacaattgaagcacacttgatcataaaccagaagtttaatgattcaagtaattttgtgctttggcatgaccgaataggttaccctggatcaataatgatgagacaaattattgaaaattcaaatgggcatccacttaagaacctgaagattcttgaaagtggtgaattttcatgtgctacttgttatcagggtaaattgatagctaagccatcgttaatgaaagttgacattgaattgCCTGCCTTTCTAaagcgtatacatggggatatatgtgaacctattcatccaccttatGGGTCATTAAGATATTTGATGGTTCGAATAAACGCATCTTtcagatggtctcatgtgtgcctcctattgtctcgcaacctggcgtttgcgaaattattggcacaaataatacgcttaagggcacagatttcggattatcccattaaggctatacgcctcgataatgccggagaatttatgtctcaatcttttgatgattattgtttgtcagttgggataaaagttgatcatcctgtagctcatgttcatacccaaaatggccttgctgagtcatttattaaacgactacaattgatagcaagaacACTACTTAcgaaaacacggttgcccactaccgtcCGAGGTTATGCTATCTTACATGAAacatctcttattcgtctcagaccgactcattataataaatactccctgtCACAATTAATATTTGGTCATGAACTAAGTATTGCTCATCTCCAAATCTTtggttgtgctgtatatgtgccggTAGCACCACCATAGCTCACTAAGATGGGCctccaaagaaggttaggaatatatgttgggtttgaatcaccctctattattcgctatcttgagccattgacgggagatttattcagtgcccgatttgcagattgtcgatttgatgaaacaaaattTTCACAAtaagggggagagagaaaagaaatcaaaagagaaattgtgtgGAGAGTTTCATCagtatctcattttgatccacgtgcccttatatgtgaacaggagatccagaagatcattcacttacaaaaaatagcaaatcaaatgccagacgcattttctgatttgaaaagaataactaagtcacatatccctgcagagaatgtgcttgtccgaattgatgtcccaaagggaaaatctactagtgtcatagcctctgaatctcatacacgcctgaagcgtgataggccattgggttctaaggataaaaaatcctagaaaaagaaacacgaaaaatgatcagaatgacactatgaaagaatatcatgaagctattcaagatctgattaatcctgatattcctgaagatattaggaaacccgagactcaagtgagtaaagaactatcattgagttcttctggtgatgggataTATTTGAATCaatcgaagattatggtggataatctttttgcatataatgttgtactgaatattatgaaagacattgaggatcaggaacctcaatctgtcgaagaatgtcaatgaagatatgattggccaaaatggcaagaggcagttcaatcagaattgaattcacttgccaaacgtgaggtttt includes these proteins:
- the LOC132609616 gene encoding uncharacterized protein LOC132609616 isoform X1, whose protein sequence is MEELQTILTEVFGESSDSEGEEQKQFLHAHCAENRVTVKAQSGSVFGESHSWQSITEINGLWLCKEFLSSDQQSMLLSSIHQEGWFAESSSNQAMRFGDLPGWAVELSSSIHEVILSDNYVAESENCEKGKEACIFPQDLLWREPLFDQLIVNMYQPGEGICPHVDLMRFEDGIAIVSLESSCVMHFSRVKSETCKAQDPQQKIPVLLTPGCLILMWGEARYLWKHEINRKPGFQIWEGQEIDQNRRISVTLRKLGLTD
- the LOC132610272 gene encoding translocator protein homolog yields the protein MASSQDQLKHRSTTKAQQDEQQNEPLQTEQYQKADNDDTKMNKTIRSSTRKQIAKRGLKSLGIALSIPLLLTLLDISFFGSSYQYAKMDKPFWIPRLWALHLACLGSAFLMGLSAWLVWAEGGFHRQPMAMLLYLSQLGLSLAWDPVVFKAGATKVGLVLCMALFGVLIACVRAFKNVNPTAGNLVKPCLGWAVLLSLVNLKLVFN